The sequence below is a genomic window from Phormidium ambiguum IAM M-71.
TAACCCGGAGTTACAAGCAGCAAAAATTGCTACATGAACAGCAAAGTTCATCCGGTCATCTAGTTTACGGAAAGCGGGGTCATTGCGATCGGGTTTTCGAGGCCAACGAGGAGGCATAAAATATTTCTACTGCGTAAAAAAATAAGTACTTGTCTAGATTGTAGAGTAATTCATCCCCATTCATATCAGGATTTAATTGATTTGAGGATGGATAGGATTATATTTAGGGTTAAATATTTTTTTAAACTGAAGGCTTGTAGAGCCAAAATTAATCAGTAATCCAACTGGAAAATCATAAGCCACTACATAATTTTTTGCTTGTGCTAAATGCACATTCTCTAAATTTATTACTGCTTTTAACTCTACAATCACTTGGTTTTCTACCACAAAATCTGCTCGGCGCGTTCCCACATGAATTCCTTCATAATAAATATTTTGCTCTATCTCCCTGCCAAAATTTAAACCTGCCCTTTTCAATTCAATTGCTAAACATCTTTGATAAATCACCTCCTGAAAACCATTACCCAATATAT
It includes:
- a CDS encoding GxxExxY protein — its product is MRLDEITYKINGCAMKIHNILGNGFQEVIYQRCLAIELKRAGLNFGREIEQNIYYEGIHVGTRRADFVVENQVIVELKAVINLENVHLAQAKNYVVAYDFPVGLLINFGSTSLQFKKIFNPKYNPIHPQIN